GCGCCAGATTGGCGTTCTGCTCCACTAAAAATATGGTGGTTTTATATTCCTGGTTGATTTTTTTGATAATATTGAAAATCTGCTTAGTGATAATGGGTGCAAGCCCAAGAGAGGGTTCATCAAGCAGCAGCAGTTTGGGTTTGCTCATGATGGCCCGGGAAATGGCAAGCATCTGCTGTTCTCCACCGCTCAGGGTGCCCCCCTGCTGATTTCTTCGATCCGCCAAAATGGGAAACAGCTCAAAAACGTTTTCTAAATCTTGTTTAATTTGTACTTTATCCTTTCTAAGAAAGGTGCCCATGTCCAGATTTTCCATGACGGTGAGATAGGGGAAAATCCTGCGCCCTTCAGGCACCTGACTGATGCCCAAAGCTGCGATTTGGTCGGCAGGCATGCCGGTGATATCCCGGCCCTGGAACTCGATGGTGCCGGAGGCGGCGGGCACCACCCCGCACAAGGTCATCAGGGTCGTGGATTTTCCGGCGCCGTTGGCGCCGATAAGCGTGATGATTTCACCTTCCTGGACATCCATACTGATATTTTTTAAGGCCTGAATATTGCCGTAATAGGTTTCTACATTTTTGATCTTAAGCATCTATCTCTTCTCCCAGGTAAGCCTTGATCACGGCCGGATTATTCAGGATCTGGTCAGGCGAGCCCTCACCGATTTTTTTACCGTAATCCACCACAAAGATGTTTTCAGACAGGCTCATGACCAATTTCATATCGTGTTCGATTAAGAGGATGGAAATTTTTTCTTCATCTCTTAACTTTAAGATCAATTTATTCAGCGCCTCGGTCTCTTTGGGGTTCATGCCGGCCGCGGGTTCGTCCAGAAGAAGCAGGAAGGGATTTGTAGCCATGGCCCTGGCAATTTCCAGGCGCCGTTGGGCACCGTAAGGCAGGTTCAGCGCCAATTCATCCACATATGTTTCAAGACCGATTTTTTTTAATATTTCGTAGCTTTTATTTACGATAAATTGCTCTTCGGCCCGGGTGGCAGGGCCTCTGAAAATCGCACCCAGGATACCGGCCTTTGTGACGGGGTAACATCCGATCATGACATTTTCCAAAACCGTCATGGATTCAAACAGTCGTATATTTTGAAATGTCCGGGCCAGGCCCTTGCGGGTTACCAGGTTGGGTTTGAGTCCGTTAATGCGTTCTTTGGTTGAATCATCCCCGTTGGGCCGGATAAAAATGTCTCCCTGGGTGGGGGAATAAATCCCTGTGATACAGTTGAAAAAAGTGGTTTTTCCGGCACCATTTGGACCGATCAGTGCGGCAATTTCCCCTTGATTGATAGTCAGGTCCAGGCTGTTGATGGCCCGCAGTCCCCCGAAATCCATGGTCAGATTTTTAACTTCCAAAATAGGCTTGTTCATATCTATTGCTCTGTGGTGTGTTCGTGGTTTTTATAATGATAGGTTTTTCTGACGTTTTCAATTAGTCCGCCGGGTTTGAAAACCATCATCAGCACCAGAACGGCGCCGAAAACAATCATCCGGTATTCAGATACGGCACGAAGATATTCAGGCAGTAGAATCAGCATCAAGGCTCCGGAAATGACGCCGGCAATGGAGCCCATGCCGCCCAGCACCACCGTACACAAAATGATAACCGATTCCCAGATGGTGAAACTGGCCGGATTAATAAAGGTGGTTTTGGCGGCAAAAACAACGCCGGCCATGCCGGCCCAGGTCGCCCCCAAAGCAAAGGCGCGCAGTTTTGTCCGGGCCTTGTCAATGCCCATGGCCTGGCAGGCGATTTCATCATCTTTCAGGGCTATCCAGGCCCGTCCGACCCTGGAGTTCTGGAGACGGTTGATCACAAAGATGGTAAAAATAACCAGGGCCACCATAATGTAATATAGGTAGACGAAGTTCTGCTGGAATGTCAGATCAATGCCAAACAGGCCGGGTTTGGGAATATTGGCAATGCCGCTGGGGCCCTTGGAAAAGCTATTCCAGTTTTCAAGCACCAGACGAATGATTTCACCAAAGCCCAGGGTCACAATTGCCAGATAGTCGCCTCTCAAACGAAGCACGGGATAGCCTAGGATAATGCCCATAACCGCACCTAAAAGCCCTCCCAAAGGCAGCACCATCCAGAAGGTCATGCCGAAATGCAGATTTAAAAGTGCATAGGCATAGGCGCCCACCGCAAAAAAGGCCACATATCCAAGATCCAGAAGGCCTGCCAGCCCGATAACGATGTTCAGCCCTAACCCCAGCATCACATAGATTAGTGCTGAGATCATAATAGTAGTCTGGTACATGGAAAAGGTGTAGGGAAATGCCAGGGTGGCAATGATCAACAAAACCATGGCAGGAATAAAGAACCGTTTTTCGGCCAAAAGTTTTCTGGCAATAGATATTTTTTTGCCCTGGTTAAGTTTGCCTGTATGTTTTTCTTTGCGTTTAAGCAAGTAGCGCCACAGGGCAGACAGGAAAAAAAAGGCAATGCCTATAAAGGCCATATTCCACCAGCGCCACTCAATGGTCTGGGTTACGGTATTGACTTTTATTACCATGATCGGAAAGGTCAGGAACATAAACCAGACCGCTGCTATGGTGGAATGTTTGAGTTCTTGTAACAGATTCATAATTTCTATCTTTAATTTAAACTTTTTTGGTTTCCGCCCGGCCCAGAATTCCGGATGGCCTGAAAATAAGGATCAGAACCAGGAATAAAAAGGCAAATACATCTTCATAATCACTGGAGATATAACCGGTGAAAAAACTTTCAGTCCACCCCAGGACAAGGGAACCTAAAACCGCGCCCGGAATACTGCCGATGCCGCCTAAGACAGCTGCCACAAAGGCCTTGATGCCGGCAATGAATCCCATGTAAAAATTAATCTGTCCAATGTGCGAAGCAATGAGCATGCCTCCGATGGCCGCCGTGCCGGACCCGATGATAAAGGTTAAGGAGATGACCCGGTTGACATTGACCCCAAGCAGCATGGCCATGGTTTTATCCTGGGATGTGGCCCGCATGGCTTTGCCGATCTGGGTAAACTTGATCAGAAAGGTCAATCCAATCATGACGATCATCGTGGTGACGATAATGGCAAGCTCCGGGGCGGACATGATGTGTGCATAGGGCTCCCAGAATTCAAAATCAGGAATCAGGCTGGGAAAAGGCAGAAAATCCGAGGTCTGGGCAAGCAGTACATAATTTTGAAGAAAGAGTGACATGCCGATGGCGCTGATCAGCGCTGACAGGCGGGGGGCCTTTCGCAGGGGCTTGTAAGCAATTTTTTCCATGGTATATCCGTAGCAGCAGGCATAAAATACAGCTGCCGCTGCCGCAATCAGCGTTACGGCCAAGGCCGGAAAGCCTGACATGGTTAATACCGTGGAGATGATCAGCGCGGTAAAAGCGCCTATCATATATATTTCACCATGGGCAAAGTTAATCAGTTCAATAATGCCGTACACCATGGTGTACCCCAGGGCAATCAAGGCATAGATACTGCCCCTGGTCAATCCGCCCAGGAACAGCTTTAAAAAAAATTCATAATCCATGTGTAACCTGTTTTCTCATTCGCGATGTATCCTGCAAGACACAAGGGGGCAGGCATCTGATGCCGGCCCCCTTGTGTATCATTCAGCGACGCCCTAATTTAATAATTACTTTTCTTCAACAAATTGGCCATTGACCACTTTGTATACAGAAAAGCCGATACCTGTGGCGTCACCATTTTCGTCAAAACGGATTTTTCCCAAGGGTGTTTCAACATATTCAGTTCTCAGCGCCTGAACCACCTTGTCATAGTCAGTGGATCCCGCTTTTTCAATGGCGTTGAGCAGGGCCTGGGTTGCCGCATAAGCTGCATCAAAAAAGGCTCCCGGATCAGAACCGAACGCTTTTTGGTGTTCCTCTTTTGCCATCTTTGCCATAGGGTTGTCGGAAATATCCATGGGACCTGTGGCATAAACCCCTTCAGAATACTCACCGGCAACCTTAATGAAGGTATCATCTTTTACACCATCAGCACCCATGAACAGGGTATCCATTCTTTGTTTTCTCATCAGTGTAACAATCTTGGAGGCTTCAGGATGGTAGCCTCCCCAGACAACCAGGTCCGGTTTCGCTTTTTCCACTTTGGTGACAATGGCCGAATAGTCAACGGCACCCGGGGTAACTCCTTCAAACAGGAGAATGTTCACACCCGCTTCCTTAAAGTATTTTTGGGCAAGTTCTGCCTGGCCTTTGCCGTAATCCCCTTTGTCATGGAGGATGACGACATTTTTAACTTTAAGGGTTTGGGTGGCAAATTTGACCTGAAGTTGGGCCTGTTTGGCGTCATGGGGGATGGTCCTGAAAAAATTGAGGTATTCACCGGACAAGGTCAGATCCGGATTGGTGGCAGACGGAGACATGGTAACGATCTTGGCGTCTTTGTAAATGCCCAGGGCCGCTTTGGTTGCCCCGGAGCAGATATGGCCCATAACAACGTCAACGCCGTCTGAAACCAGCTTCATTGCGGTGTTACCGGCTATTTCGGGTTTACACGCATCGTCTTCAACCAGCAGTTCCACCTGTTGGCCTAAAACACCACCGTCGGCATTGATTTTTTTTACAACCAGCTTGGCAGCATTCACTGACGGAAGTCCATAAGATGCAAGGTCTCCTGAATGGGCCCCGGCAACCCCAAGTTTAATTGTCCGAGCTTCTGCTTCTTTGGTCCCAAAGGCAAAGATCAGACAAACAGCCAATAGGCAACCCATTGCAAATAAATTTCTTTTCATTTCCTCTTTCCTTTTTCTGTTAGGTTAAGGTATCTTACCACGATCTCTATTATAACGATACCAAAAGCCCTGTCAATCAGGCGATAGTTTTTAACTATTATTATTAGAAAGTCCTAATAAGTTATTGAATTGCCTTTCGGTTTCGTTGTGGGTTGAGCCGGGGTATCAATAGAATCGGGTCAGCCCGTGGCCGTTATAAAAAACAACCCGGTGCCCCTAAAAAGGAACTTTTTAGGGGCACCGGGTTGTTTGAAAAAAGAATTCTGAAAAAGAGAGAGAGTAGGAAATTAGGCTTTTTCTTTGAGTTCCGTTTCCGGCTGAATAACAGAATCTAACTGAGAGATACTATGCAAGCTGAAATTAGCGTCTGAGGCGATTTCGTCAGGACCTTTTAGTTTTAAAATTTCATCGTCGATGATTCTAAGGAAATCAAAGATGTCATTTTTTACTTGGGTTTCAGTTGCTTCAATCATTCGCCTTCCTCCCTGTATCAATCTTTAAGGATTTTGTTTAGAGGAAATTGACTTTTTCTTTGTATTTTTCCTCTTTCACATACATGCGATATATATTATCAATGCCTGATAGGGGAAATCAATCAGGGAATCCCTGATTTTTTATGACTTTTTTTCTTAAATTTGTCCAAATTATCGCATAAATTAGGTACTTTTTTTCTCTTGACCCCATGCAAAGACCTGCCTATGGTGATGATGTAATGTAATTTTCAGTCGCTGTAAAGCAGGTCTGTCAGGCAGACTGGTGCAGCGAACCGTTTAAATTGGTTTAAATTGGGGAGAAAAAAATGGGATTTACAATTGATCATTTTAATATCAACGTATTAAATCTGGAAAATAGTATCGCATTTTATGAAAAAGCGCTCGGCCTTACGGAGCTGAGTCGGAAAACGGCCACAGACGGTTCTTATGTGATTGTGTTTTTGACCGATAATCAGTCTGCCAATAAACTGGAGTTGACCTGGCTTAAGGACAGAAACGAGCCGTACGATCTCGGCGATGAAGAATTTCACATCGCATTTAAAACCGATGATTTTGACGCAGCCCATGCCCTTCATGAGAAGATGGGGTGCATCTGCTATGAAAATAAGGATATGGGTATCTATTTTATCAATGACCCGGACGGGTACTGGCTTGAGGTCGTTCCTGTCAGATAGTGCCTAAGCAAGGCACTGAGACAAGGGAAAAACATCAATGCCTGAAAAATTCGTGACAAAGATGTAAATGCCCATGGATGTAGTATTTAATAAGAACCTATCGCTTGAAAGGACCATCCGAGCCGTCTGAGACCATATATAGAAAAATCCTTAAGTCATTCGAATACAGTACAGTAACTGGGCAGAGGGCAATGACGGCAAGATTTGGCAATTAGTTGATCCTGCACGCGATTAAATTTTAATTGTTCATGGCTTTTGCTTGCCTTTAGCTAAAATTGATATATAACAAGCCCCCATGAACGGGGTGATAAATAAAAAACTGCTGCTGGCATTGGGGTGTCTGGCTATCTTTTTTCCCGGGGCTTTTTTGTTTGGATTTCCCGGGGTGATGGCGGTGCAGTGGCAGCAATTATTGGGCGTGGAAAAGGCCCGCATCGGGCAACTCATGTTTTTTATCCTGGCGGGTACGGGATGTTCCATGTACCTGTCCGGTAAGCTCCAGGAAAAGATTACGCCCCAGGGGCTTATCTTTGTGGGCACTGTCGCTTGCGGCTTTGGGGTCGGCGCTGTTGCATGGGCCTCAGCGCTGTATCATGTCTTTGCCTGGGCGTTTTGGGAAGGGTTTTTCAGCGCTTTTGTTTACCTTCCCTGTTTGACGGTTTCCCAAAAATTGTTTTTGGAACAAAAAGGCCTGGCAGTAGGTTTCATCAATCTGGTGTTTGGCGGCGCAGCTGCGGTCATGTCGCCGGTATTCTCTATTTTGCTGGTTAACCAGGGGTACAGGGCAACATGTGTAATCTCCATGATCTTTGCCGTGTGTACCGGTATTGTATGCGCCTTTTTTATGCGGGGCTCCGCATATTCATTTAAATCTGTAAAGGGGTTGGGAATCGCTCTTGGTGTTGGCCGAATACTTACGTTGAGATCCTTCTGGTGTCTTTGGTGCGTATGGGCCCTGGCCGGGGCTGCAGGGGTTTCCATGGTTATGTTGTGTGCCTCCCTGGGGCAGTCTTTAGGATATGACGTGACACAGTATGTGATGATTCTGACCGGATTCAGCATGTTGAACGGCCTTGGCCGCATTGTATTTGGCATACTTGCGGACCGCATATCCAAACACAAAATATTAATCCGGGTGTTTCTTATGGCGGCTTTGGCCTATCTGCTCATGCCCTTTTTTCATAATCTGTATGTGTTAAGTTTATTGGCAAGCGTTGTTGGGCTTGCATTCGGGGTATTGTTTACCGTGTCCGCACCATTGGTCTCGGAGTGCTTTGGTCTTGAGAATTTTGGAAGGGTATTCGGGCTTGTATTTACTGCTTACGGATTTGTGGCCGGATTTTTAGGCCCCTGGATGTCCGGTGTTGTTTTAAGACTTACCCATGACAATTTCATGGTCGTCTTTACCGGATTTGCCTTATTTTACCTGATTGCTGCCATTCTCGTAAACCAGGTAAAACGGGTTGGGTGTTTGAACGAAAAATCACCCACCTGCGGCGTTACAAAATAAGGCCTTGTTCATATTTTAAGCCATACGAATTTCCGGTCGGTTGGGTTGAGGAACGAAACCCAACGCCAATAAGTTGTTGGGTTTCGTTCCTCAACCCAACCTACGATCTTTTAAAAACGGGGGCGGTAAGGTACGATTTAAAATTTTCTTAAAGTTGTTGTCCGGGGCGGCCGTCTGCCGTTAAAAAAATCGCAGGCTTTATAATATTGGAGATCCTTGAGCCAGCAGGCGCCATACCCTGGATCTTTGGCCATTCTGGTCGCCAGGTGCCACGGTGCGGAAAAGGCTTCCATAAATGGCCCCCCAAGCTCGGTGGGGTCCCTGAAACATTCCCAGTCGCAGGCCAGGCAGTACCCTTTGGGATTAATTGCATTGACGTTTAAGTCCGGAAACGGACCTAAATTATCAGCACCCCTGTACCCGCAAGGGTAGGTGTTGCCATCGGTGCAGTTCAGGTAAAAGAAATCAATGCCGCCCCGGCAGCCGTAGGGGGTATCTGCATTTTTTCCTGAATAGACATTGTACAGGGTGTGCAAACCGGCCAAGGGCGAAAAAATTCTAATCTGGGATCTGAATTTGGGAATGGTGTCTGACAGCGCCTTGAATAAAAGCGCTTTTTCGATCCCTGTAAAACAGACCACCCGGTCCGCAGACGCTGCGGCATAAACAGCATCCAGGTCTTCTTTATCTGCACTGTCTTCCATACTCATGGGGTAGCAGGCATTGGCGATGGTGAATCCCATATTGATCACCTTGCGGTAGAAATCGGCAAACCCCTGGGCAAATGCCCGGTAAAAGGGAGAGGCCTCCGGGGTCAAAAGATCTTTTGGCGTTGGCGATCCTAAAATTTGAGTGATCCGGGATACATTACGGTTCAACCCCAGATTCACGGACGGGAAAAGACCTGCCTCATGGAAAATGGGTAATGCTTTTTCCATACCCCGGACAACGCCCTCAAATCCGCGCATTTGCTCATGGATGTGCGCAACGGATGAGTCCAGGCTGATCCAGAAGTTGCGCAACGGGGTATCTGCAAGTTCCTCGGCAATGGCCTTTACCTTATCTTCGAACTCGGGTTTGTCATGATCGGCAAAAAAGAATCCGTTGGTGCCCGTTCGAATATAGGGAATCCCTGCTTTTCCTGCGTGCCGGATAAGTTCGGGCAGATCCTTGCGCAACATCATGGGCTCTCCGCCGGTAAAGGAGATGGCCTGAAATCCCTTTTGGCCTGCCGCATCAATGATCTCTTTGAGCTGGTCATTGGAGAGCCGGGTTCTGTCAAATTTATTGGTTTTTCGCATGCCGCACTGGGGGCAGGTGGCATTGCATAGGTCCGTGATCTGGATTACAAGCTGACCGGGCATCCGGCCTTTGAGCATCAGTGCGGCGGTTTTCAGTCCTGATTTTATGTGGGTCATCGTTATACTGCCTTGGAAAATTCTTGCATGGAGACCGGCATATCTATCTCTTTGTAGAATTCCCAGGACTGAATAAATGCGTTTTCAAACGATCTGTCTTCCATGTATGCCCTGGCCTGATCGGCCATTTGACTGCACAGCCCGGGGGTATTCAAAAATTGCTGCATGGCCGCTAAAAGTGCCGGTTCATCATCACTTTTAACAATAATGCCGGTCTCTTGATCCAGCATGTTTTCGCAGGGACCGCCTATATCCGACACGATTACCGGCAGGCCCGAGGCTTGGGCTTCGAGCACCACATTACCGAATGTGTCTGTAGTGGAGGGGAACACAAAAAGATCTGCTGACGCATACACCCGGCACAAAGGCTCTCCGGAAAGATAACCGGTAAAGGTCACAGGATAATCTTTGAGCAGATTTTTCATTTCATCGGCATAGGGGCCATCGCCCACGACAGTCAGATGAGCTTTGTCACTGGTCGCACAAAGGGCTTTGAACGCTTCCGCCAGAATCGGCAGATTTTTTTCTTTGGATACCCGGCCCACATAAAGAAATTTCAGGGCTTCTTCATTCACTTTGAAATTGGACGTCAGGATGTTGCACTTTTTTGAGGGATGAAAGATTTCCGTGTTGATGCCCCGGGGCATGATGCGGATTTTTTCAGACTTGATCCCCCGTTCAGTGAGCTCGTCAAAGGAGTTTTGACTGGAAACATAGATTTGATCCATCTGATCATAGTACCAGATCATGAATTTCCAAGTCATCTCTTCAATGAAATTATCCCCGGTCAGATACTGGGCATATTGGGGGAACTGGGTATGGTAGGTGGAGGTCAAGGGCAGCTTAAGGATCTTGGCAATGGCCAGGGCTGCCAGGCCGATGGGGCCGGGTGTGGCGGAGTGGATATGGGTGAATCCCTGGTCGTAGCAGTATTCCAGCATCTCCAGAAACGGCGGGTAATATAATTTTTGTTCCGTATATTCCGGGATTTCGTAAACACCTGTGGGCGTAAAGTTTTTCACCCCTTCGCCTGTTTTTTCGGCCCTGGCATCACAGGTAATGATGGTCAAGTGTTTGTCATGTTTCAGCGCTGCCTGCACCTGTTGTTGAAGCGTCTGGGCCACACCGTTGACATCGTAAAAGGTGTCTGTGAAATGCCCAAGCTTCACGCGGGATTTGGGGGGCTGATGTCCGTTTTTGTATTTGGCAAACCGGTTCAGGACAGCTGTGTTTGTTTCATTATCCTTGGCAAAGTGAACAAAGGCCACAAAATAGGGCGCTAAAAGGGAGTAAAGCCCACCCACGGAACCAATGGTCTGGAATATATTGAACAGATTTGCGCCGGATGCCTGCCCAAGCAGATGGTCGCCGGTGTGGAATAAAACCTTGTTTGAAAGCTGGTTGACAAAATCAAACCATAATTTTTCTCTGTGCTGTTCCTGCTTTTCCGGAGATTCACCAAGCTGTATTTTTTTTGACTGGGTCCTGGCAATTTTCAGCAGGTCGGGATTTTCCGCAAACAGACGCTCGGTCTCTTTTCTGATCAGATCGGTTAAACTTGCGGATTTGATGTTCTCCCGGCGGTTTTTACGTTTGCTTAAAAAAGTGTAAAACCTTGATATAAGTCCGTTATCAACATTGGATACCGGCATCAGTGACTGGTCAAGGAATTTGAGTAACTGATCTTTACCGGCGTGGCGTCCAAAATTGAATCGGCTTGAGTAAAACTGGTAGGCAATACCGTACAGGTTATGGGCCATGGTTTGGGGGGTGGACGGATCGGACACGGCACGGGATTTTCCGTTGAGGATGCCGTTCATGAAGCTGTAAAGGTCCGTTGCGTCGTCCACAGCCGTAAACGTTCTGGCGATATTCAAGCCGGAGTGGTCATCGGAGCCGCCGGTGAGATTTTTTTCCCAGGGGGTATCGAACAAGGGTTGATAATCATAGAGGTTGGAGAGCCGTTCGATGTCCAGAGGGGTGAGCTTTTTGAGCACCTGGGCAAGAATTTGATTTTGTTTGTCGTTTCTGGCACCGTTGAGTTCAAAATTTTTAAACAGCAAAAGCAACTGTTCAAAGTGTTTGATGGACAGCCGGTCATTGACTGCGTAGAGCGGATGGGCAATGATATTGACAATATTTTCACCATTCAGATAGGCTACCAAATCAAAGATATTTTGCCGGATTTTCTGAATTTCATCATGCTGGGCTTCGGTGATGTTTTGGGCCAGTACATGCACCTTGCACCCATCTTCCGGGAAATATGAGGTGATCTCTTCGGAGATATAGGTGTCCGGCAGGTGAGCGATTTCAAGGGCACCGTCAATGGTGTTATGGTCGGATATGGTCACAAGGGACATCCCCTTTGCCTTGGCAGTATTATATACCAGCATAGGGTCCGTAAAACTTTCAGGGCAGCTGATTTTCTGCAGGATCCACTGGGATGGCCGTTTGGAAAACTTGGAGTGCACATGAAGATCTATTTTCATCATTTCCTATCCTTAATTATTTTGGATGAATATCTTATTAATCAGGAAAGATACCCAAATTGTGTTACATCCCTGTGAAGAGAGGATTAGGAAAATATGAAAAATGACCCGGGGGGGCAGGGTAACCGAATTTATATTGAGAAGGTCATCGGGATCGCTATCGCTATCGGGATCGGGATCGAAAATAATGGACATTTCGATTCCGATAGCGAAATTAAAATAGCCGGCAAAATTATAAATGCGATCCCCCTGGGGGGAGGGGGGATAAAGTTAAGGATTAATCTGCCAGGTTACAGCAAAGGCCCAATATTTCTGCTATTGGGCCTTTGCCGTGCTTTTTAATTCATTTTATTTGCCGGCTTAAATTTAACTTTTGTCGCTACAAGCACAAATTTTATTTCCACAGCTCGGACAGAATTTTTGGTGATCAATATCAATGGGGCATTTACAGCTAACACAGGTGTCTGATGTGGCTGAAAGTTCCACGAGAAGTTCACCGTTGACAACCGGGACCATTTTTTTGGTTTCCTGGTAATTGGCTGTCTTGAGCACCCGTTTGACAACGCCGTCAACCGGCGAGAGAACCGCTTTTTCCTGCTTCATGATGGAGATATTGAAAAGCTCCTGGCCTTTCTGGATGACGTCTCCTTCATTGGCATACATGACCCACAGATCACCGTTGCTTGGTGCCGCAATATGACAAACATTGCAACAATCGGCCATTTCAATGGATTGGGTGCCAATGCCTGTGGCCTCACTGACTTTAACCTTATATATAAAAATTTCCGAATCGCAAAGGTAACGGACCACGCAGTGTCCGGTCTCTTTGGGCGGGGAAATATCCAGAATGATCATCTGATGGGGTTTGCCGCTGCTGTCCCTGAATTCCATTTGCGTACCGATTTGCAACCCTTCAAACCAGACATCCACCGGAAGGTTGTTGGGATCGCCGAATTTTGCCGTGAACTCAAAGGTTTTCAGTGCATCCCCGGGATGATTCAGATAGAGAACGAATTCTTCCTCCGTGGGTTCCCGGCTGATCAGACCTTTAAGTTTGTCATGTTCAGCCTTAAGATGTATCTCTTCAAGCGTGTTCAACGGTGATTCCTCTGTCCGGCCGGCAATTGCCTCTTGATAATTTTCTCCGAACGCGCTTTCATAAACCCAGTCCGGCGGGAAACCCAGCGGCAGTTTACCGAATTCGCCTCGCAGCAGATTCCGGAAGGCGTCATTGCTGTCGCGGTATAGTTCCAGCCGTGCTGTTTTGATTTCTTTGGTCAGATCCTTTTCAGGGATGGTATTGACGGCTTTGAGGGTCTCCAGCAGGCGCTGAACCGCGTCTTCCCCGCCGCGCTGATATGCCCCGGTAACGGCCAGAAATGCCGTATTCCAGGTGATTTGGGAGCCGGGTGTTACATCGT
This window of the uncultured Desulfobacter sp. genome carries:
- a CDS encoding glycosyltransferase — its product is MMKIDLHVHSKFSKRPSQWILQKISCPESFTDPMLVYNTAKAKGMSLVTISDHNTIDGALEIAHLPDTYISEEITSYFPEDGCKVHVLAQNITEAQHDEIQKIRQNIFDLVAYLNGENIVNIIAHPLYAVNDRLSIKHFEQLLLLFKNFELNGARNDKQNQILAQVLKKLTPLDIERLSNLYDYQPLFDTPWEKNLTGGSDDHSGLNIARTFTAVDDATDLYSFMNGILNGKSRAVSDPSTPQTMAHNLYGIAYQFYSSRFNFGRHAGKDQLLKFLDQSLMPVSNVDNGLISRFYTFLSKRKNRRENIKSASLTDLIRKETERLFAENPDLLKIARTQSKKIQLGESPEKQEQHREKLWFDFVNQLSNKVLFHTGDHLLGQASGANLFNIFQTIGSVGGLYSLLAPYFVAFVHFAKDNETNTAVLNRFAKYKNGHQPPKSRVKLGHFTDTFYDVNGVAQTLQQQVQAALKHDKHLTIITCDARAEKTGEGVKNFTPTGVYEIPEYTEQKLYYPPFLEMLEYCYDQGFTHIHSATPGPIGLAALAIAKILKLPLTSTYHTQFPQYAQYLTGDNFIEEMTWKFMIWYYDQMDQIYVSSQNSFDELTERGIKSEKIRIMPRGINTEIFHPSKKCNILTSNFKVNEEALKFLYVGRVSKEKNLPILAEAFKALCATSDKAHLTVVGDGPYADEMKNLLKDYPVTFTGYLSGEPLCRVYASADLFVFPSTTDTFGNVVLEAQASGLPVIVSDIGGPCENMLDQETGIIVKSDDEPALLAAMQQFLNTPGLCSQMADQARAYMEDRSFENAFIQSWEFYKEIDMPVSMQEFSKAV